In the genome of Cryptomeria japonica chromosome 8, Sugi_1.0, whole genome shotgun sequence, one region contains:
- the LOC131060571 gene encoding pentatricopeptide repeat-containing protein At1g09900-like has product MILLVVVVGRDNFCVQECCSMVIPSSCGILRLQMVATAATWKIFPSVCNFNARAKPQNPKAKSQNPALHLASILKKAASFKRSQAAKPNHRSTHKSQVNWQVGKIEKSPILSTKEMVQILEREDTHKALEIFKCAQGHGPYKHDLYTYRVMIQKLLSVKRYEEAENMLNEMTAKDSRCKEPRVFNSLIRSFSEASMMEAAFKVYDRMHDFCEPNVDTFNALLNALVQNNSFETAISFFNNLVCAKVPVSVTTFNIAMNALCKAHRVEDAVELLRQMPEQRYLPDTYTYNTLIRGFCDKGNTEEAVELLVEMTSKKINPTVRTLNTLVHGFCKAGDPKRALEICNEFLTTGSFANVVTYTLLIWGMAKEGYIDQAVEILRQMPDRGCSPNVFSYCSLMAGSCKYGRFSDVKNIFDEMMQTFSFPGVVPFNILMNSLCKEGKLEEASRVLDRMDDKGVRPNAITYTTLISGYCKSGNIDKAMEYVSRMKAEGCTPNVTTYTTLIHANFKKCDWGEAKKILSEMLRSDCTPDLVTYNVFIYGMCKEGKLQKTARVVDEMLDNGFPPDVFTYSTVIHALCKGGKLDQARMILKEMEMEGSFPNVVTYTSMIYGYGKQGKFHEAIKVLEEMRSKHCVPDLVTLSTLSNAFGGEFSVEL; this is encoded by the coding sequence ATGATACTTCTAGTGGTGGTTGTGGGAAGGGATAATTTTTGTGTCCAAGAATGTTGCTCTATGGTGATTCCTTCATCCTGTGGTATCTTGCGACTGCAAATGGTAGCAACGGCTGCGACTTGGAAAATATTTCCGTCAGTTTGTAACTTCAACGCAAGAGCAAAGCCGCAAAACCCAAAAGCAAAGTCGCAAAACCCAGCTCTGCATTTGGCCTCAATTCTGAAGAAAGCAGCATCCTTTAAACGCAGCCAAGCAGCGAAACCAAATCACAGGAGCACCCACAAGTCACAAGTCAATTGGCAAGTAGGAAAGATAGAGAAAAGCCCAATTTTGTCTACAAAGGAAATGGTTCAAATATTAGAGCGGGAGGACACCCACAAAGCTCTAGAAATATTCAAGTGCGCCCAGGGACATGGACCTTACAAACATGATCTTTATACCTACAGAGTCATGATTCAGAAACTGCTTTCTGTAAAGAGGTATGAAGAAGCAGAAAACATGCTCAATGAGATGACCGCAAAGGATTCCCGATGCAAAGAGCCGAGAGTGTTCAATAGCTTAATCAGGAGCTTTAGCGAGGCATCAATGATGGAAGCAGCTTTCAAGGTTTATGATCGGATGCATGATTTTTGTGAGCCCAATGTCGATACGTTTAATGCTCTTCTGAATGCACTGGTGCAAAACAATAGTTTTGAAACAGCTATTTCGTTCTTTAATAATTTGGTCTGTGCCAAAGTTCCTGTCTCTGTTACGACTTTCAATATTGCCATGAATGCACTTTGCAAGGCTCATAGGGTAGAGGATGCTGTTGAGCTCTTGAGGCAAATGCCTGAACAGCGTTACCTGCCCGATACATATACTTACAATACGCTAATAAGAGGATTTTGTGACAAAGGAAATACCGAAGAAGCAGTTGAGTTACTCGTCGAGATGACAAGTAAGAAAATTAATCCCACTGTTAGAACTTTGAATACTTTGGTTCATGGCTTTTGCAAGGCAGGAGATCCCAAGAGAGCTTTGGAAATATGCAATGAGTTTTTGACCACAGGTTCATTTGCCAACGTTGTTACCTACACTTTGCTGATATGGGGCATGGCCAAAGAGGGATACATTGACCAAGCTGTAGAAATTCTACGCCAGATGCCAGACAGGGGTTGCTCTCCAAATGTGTTCTCGTATTGCTCTCTCATGGCCGGTTCCTGCAAATATGGAAGGTTTTCTGATGTTAAGAATATTTTCGATGAAATGATGCAAACATTCAGTTTCCCGGGGGTGGTCCCCTTCAATATATTGATGAATAGCCTTTGTAAGGAAGGGAAGTTGGAAGAAGCATCTAGGGTTTTGGATAGAATGGATGACAAGGGAGTTCGTCCTAATGCTATTACTTATACAACATTAATTAGTGGATACTGCAAATCGGGTAATATAGATAAGGCTATGGAATATGTAAGCCGAATGAAGGCAGAGGGTTGCACCCCCAACGTCACAACTTACACTACCTTGATACATGCTAACTTTAAAAAGTGTGACTGGGGGGAGGCCAAGAAGATTTTAAGCGAGATGCTTAGGAGTGACTGCACACCTGATCTTGTAACATACAACGTCTTCATATATGGTATGTGTAAAGAAGGGAAACTGCAGAAAACTGCCAGGGTGGTTGATGAGATGTTGGACAATGGTTTCCCTCCTGACGTTTTTACGTACAGCACTGTGATTCATGCTTTGTGCAAGGGAGGCAAACTAGATCAGGCTAGAATGATACTGAAAGAGATGGAAATGGAAGGGTCTTTTCCAAATGTTGTTACGTACACATCCATGATATATGGGTATGGAAAGCAGGGTAAGTTCCATGAAGCCATTAAGGTGCTTGAAGAAATGCGCTCAAAGCATTGTGTTCCTGATTTAGTCACATTGAGCACATTGAGTAATGCTTTTGGTGGTGAATTCAGTGTTGAGCTGTGA